TTTCATCGATTTCTTGAACTGCCATGGCGGATTCCCTGGGCCAAATTCCGAATTGCAAGATACCGAGCACCGCTCACGGTCAACGCTGAGCGGCGACACAATCTAGCGCCGGTAATCGTACGGCTTCCGGCGGAATTCTATACTCGTCTTTGCCGGAGCGATTGTCAATCAGGCCGATCGCATCTTGATCGCCTAACACATCCCGGCGTGCTGTGCCTGCGCGGGTCTAAACGTCCGACCCGGCTTGGCGCGATTATTGCTATGTATTGCTATGTATTGAGGGTAATCGGCCTGCGGGCCGGTTTGGGATTTGTAGGAGCCTGATTTCTGAATTTTTGAAAGGCAGACCAATGGCTAAATATGGCAAGAAGGCCGGCGCCGAGGTTAAAAAGGCCCTGCACAAAAAGAAAAAGGGGACGCAGCATAGCGGCAAATCTGGCAAGAAAGCCAAAAGCAAGAAGCAAGCCATCGCAATCGGACTTTCCAAAGCACGGAAAAAAGGCGCGAAAGTGCCAAAGAAAAAGAAGAAAAGTTGAGCGGTCGGCAACCGCAATCTCGCTTTCGGATGCTGCCGCTTATTCCATCCACACGGTCGACGGTTTTGCGATTCGCAACGCGTCGGAAGCCGACGGGAAATTCAGCCATATCGCGGCGCGAGCAGAATCCGATCGCCGCGGCGAAGTCATTTTTCGGCCGAGCCTTAGGCGCAGCCAAACCGAGCCGGCTCAACGTGGCGGCCTAGCATCTATTGGAAGGTCCAAACGCACCGGCGATGGCGCGGCAAGCCTAAACGTTGGATTTGAACGCATCCCGTCGCCCACATGGAAGAGGAAGATGCCGACACGAAGATTAGCCGATCAGCCTGTTATCCACAATTTGCCGGTTATAACGCCTTCCGGCGACGGGCGAGGACGAATAAGCCGACGGCGTCCGAGCCGAACAACACGATCGAGGCAGGTTCCGGGACCGCCACGATTTGGAAGCCATTCACGTAGCCGTTGGCCGTTGCCGTGTCGAAGATCGTCAGCGAGGGGCTTGTCAGGCCGGTAAACAACGCGTAATCACCACCGGGCGTCCCAGATCCCGTCGTGTCGACGCTCTGCGTGTACAAATAGGTGTTGGCCGTTCCCCTGTCATGGTTGGCGTCTTGAGCGCCGGCGGCCTGACCGTAAACACTGGTGGCTGTGTTGCCGTTGATATACG
This genomic window from Pirellulales bacterium contains:
- a CDS encoding DUF6496 domain-containing protein, giving the protein MAKYGKKAGAEVKKALHKKKKGTQHSGKSGKKAKSKKQAIAIGLSKARKKGAKVPKKKKKS